TGCCGTACCCGAAGGTACGGCAAACACTCGGCACAAAACAAAGAGCTCATGACTTCCCTTTATTTTGTGCCTAGAACGACTGCTTTTGGACTGGTTTCTTGCTAGGAATTACCTAGCTGTCCGTATCCATATACGGTTCCAAAAACAGATTAAATTTATTTTTAAGTAGCGCCTTGCTTGTGCGCAAAATTCTCCTTTTTAGTCTTTATGAAATTAGTTATTACTGCCGCGGCGGCCGATATCCACCGGTATGGGCACATCCCCTAGCGGTGTTTCAAAATAAGCAGTACCTGTGATGTGATAATCTACGCTGGCGCTACCCATACTCACCAGCCCCACTAGTTTGCTGCCCAGTTTAAGGGTAGGAATATCAATATGGGCCTTTTGATTTTTGGTGCTGCCGGCTTCCACGCGGATATTTTCTAAAGTGAATTGGCCTACCGGTGTATCATTCATGGTTACATTACCGACAAATTTTTTAATAGAAGCATCTGTTTTCTTGTTTAAGTTGGTGATGGCAATAATTAAATCTACCCCTAAAGAGGTGATGTTAAAATCAGCCATTTCTACCGCTACGACTGAATATTTGCAGTTGGCAAAGGCCTTGGCTTCTTCAATTGTTTTACATGCTCCCAAACAACAAAGTACAACTAGCAGACATATTATTTTTTTCATAAAAGCTCCTCGTAAAGCAGATGTATAAATTATATAATATTAAAAAGGATTTCTTAGGAGAATTTTATGAACGAGTTACAGAAAAAGATTTATGACCGTTTTGTTCGTTATGTTTCTATGGATACCACCAGTAACGGTGCCAGCCAAACAGTGCCGACGACAGCCACGCAACTGGCCTTTGGCAAGATGTTGGCGGCGGAAATGAAAGAAATTGGCTTTTCTAACGTAGATATTGATAAAAATGGATTTGTATTTGGCGAAATACCGGCCAATGTATCCGGCGCGCCTGCAATTGGATTTTTGGCGCATATGGACACGGTAGAAGATTACTGCGGAAAAAACATTAAACCCGTTTTGCACGAGAATTATCAGGGCGGAGATTTGGTAATCAATCAAGCCAAAAATATGATTTTATCCGTCAAAAGTGCCCCGGATTTGCTCAAATGTATCGGACACGATTTGGTAACCGCTGACGGAAATACCTTATTAGGCGGAGACGATAAAATCGGCATTGCCTTGATTATGACTTTGGGTGAATATTTACTTGCCCATCCCGAAATCAAGCACGGTCCGGTTAAAGTTTCTTTTACGATTGATGAAGAAACCGGTACCGGCATTGCGCATTTTGATTTAGCACGCTTTCAAGCGGATTTTGCTTATACTGTTGATGGCGCAGATTTGGAAAAAATTGATTGTGGCAATTTTAATGCCGATAGTTTTGTTATTGAAATTGAAGGAAAAAACTGCCATCCCGGTTCAGCCAAAGGCTTTATGGCTAATCCCGTGCGTATCGGGGCTGATATTGTTTCTTCATGGCCGGAAAATAGATTGCCGGAAACCACGGAAGGAGAAGAAGGCTTTATTCTGTTTATGAATATGCAGGCGCAGTTGGATAAAGCCACTCTCAAAGGTATTATTCGCCACCACGATATGGGGCAGTTTGAACAATTCAAAAAAGATTTGGCCGATTTAGTAGAAGCTAAACAAGCCAAATATCCCAACGCCAAAATTCATTTGAAAATTACCAAACAATACCGCAATATGCGTGAAGTGCTCAAAGAAAAACCGCAAGCTATGCAAGTATTAGAAGCGGCGTTGAAAGCAGAAAATATTTCGTATTCGCTCATTCAAGCCCGCGGCGGCACCGACGGGGCGCAACTCTCTTTGCGCGGGCTTCCTACGCCGAATATTTTTGCTTCGTATGAAAACCCACACGGCCCGTACGAGTGGCTCAGCCTAGGTTGGAGTGAAAAAGTATTTCACTTATTAGTGCGCATTTTACAAGAAGCGGTGAAATAGAAAATCTTGTCTATCCAAATAAAAACGCAAGACTTTCCGTCTTGCGTTTTTTGTGTGAAAATTCAGTATATCAAATTATTCAGAAATTTTTTTGTGGAACCCATACCCGGTCGATACCGAGCGGCCAATCAAATGCAGTTTGGCAGTTAAGCAACCGCGGCATTTGGAAGGATCCTCGCCGGCGCAGGCTTTGCCCGGGTAGAGTGCATAATTGAGGCGAGCCTCGCCTTCGGTAACGTTGGGCATAACCACATTGGCTCCGCTCTGTAATGCACGCAGACGGCCGTCCGGTTGTATCGTTTCCATAGCCGTGGTAGCCGGGATATTAATATCGGGCAACAAAAGCCGCGTTAGGGCCATTACTTTTAGGGCCGGCGTGAGTTTTGGGGCCGGAGCATCTTTAAGAGGCGTGTCGGGATTGGGGATAAACGGCCCCAAGCCAATCATATCGGCATCTAATTGTTTGAAAAATAAAATATCCTTGGCCAGAGAGGTTACCGTCTGGCCGGGTAGTCCTACTAAAATACCGGTGCCTACCTCATAACCCAATTCTCTTAAATCGGTCAGACAGCGCAAGCGATTTTCAAAACTCATCCCGGGATTGTATTTTTCATACAGCGCTTTGTCCGTTGTTTCAATACGTAGTAAAAAACGGTCCGCTCCGGCTTGTTTCAAGGCGGCATAATCTTCCCGCGTGCGTTCGCCGATACTTAGCGTAAGAGCCAGCCCCATCTTTTTAATTTCTTGAATAATGGGTACGAGTACTTGCGCAGTAAAAAAGGCATCTTCCCCCCCTTGTAACACGAGCGTTTTATATCCGTAATTAGCGGCTTTTTGGGCAAGGGAAAGGATTTCCTCGGCAGAGAGTCGATAACGCTGCAGAGCCTTGTTTTGGCGTTGCAGTCCGCAATATAGACATTGGTTGCGGCAAATGTTGGTAAATTCTATCAGCGCACGCAAATGCACCTCATCACCCACATATTTTCGACGCACGCGATCGGCCGCCGCAAAAAGGATGTCATCGATTTGCGAATCGGTCAGAATATGTGCCAATTCTTCTTCAGTCAAAAGATGAGTTTGTTCGGCCTTTTCAATTAGTTGCGTGCAGTTCATACGTATAGTGTATAAAAAAACCCCTATCTTCAGATAGGGGTTTGTGTAGAAAAACTGATTAGGATTTCAAGGAATCCAACAAGTTTTTGGAATCAGAAATTGTTGGGTCCAATGCTTTCGTAACCGTATTATAATTGAAGCGGTAAGTAATACGGAAACTTTGCGGATTCTCAGGCGGTATTTTGACCAAGACAGAATAATTGTCCGGTTCAACTGCCGTTGTAATGCTCCATTCAATCAATCCTCCGGCGGCAGGATGGCGGGAATTGATTAACTGTTCCAAAGTTTGCCCGTTAACCATCGGGAAATTTTTAACTTCCGTCAAGATGGCATCCATCGGATTTGCATTTTCTTCCATAGCAGGAGCGGCCGTGAGCGCATTTTCTACATCACTGGGCATTTGATCCGGTTGAACCAATTGTTCCGGCTCTGCCTGAGGAGCTTGTTGCTGGTCGGTAGTACCCAACATTTCATTTAATTGCTCATCTTGAGCCGGTTCTGTCGCAGTTGCTTTCTTTAAGACATTAAACTGTGCAGGAATGATGTCCAAGTAGGCAAGACCAACGTAAATCAAGGCTGCAAATACTAAGGCCACCAGTGTTCCCAAGATAACTTTAGTTAAACTGGAACCCGGTTGTTTGAAATCGGCCGCTTTCAGATCATGCTGTGCGTTAATGTCCAAGTCGGAATCTGTCAAATCTAATCGTTCAGAGTCAGCAGGTTCTTTCACCATAGGCACGGTCTTAATGTCCATAGATGCTCCACGTTTGGTGCGGATGGTATTTTCCAAAATAACTTTGGACATGGTAATATCATCTTTATCTTTACCGGGCACAATTTCTTCAATGCTTTCCCCGGTGATGGTAGCTTCCGTGGTTAATTTATCAGCGGGTTTGTCTGTAGCGGCCGCAATAGCAGCTAAGGCAGCAGCACCCGTGGCAGCGGCAGCAGCAGCACCGGCTTTGTCGTCTAACACGGTGTTACCCGTATTGGCAGACGGAATGAAATCGGAAATCAAATAAGTAGAACCTTCTTTTAGTTGCACTTCCGTCATGTCATTTGGATTATAAAATCCCTCTCCGGAAGGTAAAGATTGAGCTTCCGATTGTTGAGAATTTCCCTCAGCAGAGGACGTTTCCTCTTGTATTTCCGAGAAGGGAAAGTCTTGTGCAGGGGTCCGTTCCGTAAAAGCTTCTTCAAGATCGGCCTGTGAAATTAACTCGTCATCATCTTCTTTCTTTTCTGCACTTTCCAGTTTTTTGCCCGGCACTAATTCTTGTGCGGTTTGTGTGATTTCTTTTTGGGCTTCAATCGGATGAGCTTCTGGTTCTTCCCCTAATGCCGGCACCTCTTGGCCAAATTGCGCTGCAGGAGCAGGTTGCTCTTCGGGAGCCGTTTGTGTTTCAGACAAACTTTCTGCTGTGGGCTCGGGGATGGATGCCAAATTTAATTGAGGCTCTTCCGTTAGTTCTAAAGACGGCTTTTCAGCAGTTTCTTGCGGCAACTCCGCATTTTCCAAAGTGGGTACGTCAGAAGCAGGAGCTTGCTGTGCTTCTTCTATCGCTTGTGATAAAGCATCTTTCGGCTCTGCAGCGGGAGCGGTAATTTCATTGATAATTTCTTCCCGTTTTTCTTCTGTGACGGGCGCAGCAACTTCGGGCTCAGTAGCTTCTGGTGCAACAACTTCGGGTTCAGTAGCTTTGGGTTCTGTAACTTCGGGTTCAACAGCTACCGGCTCAGCGGTTGCTTCTTGCTCCGTTCCTCCCAAGGTGGCTGCGGTCAAAGCCACTCCGGCCGCGGCTGCGGCTGCGGTAACGGCAGTTGCTTTGGCGGGTGATAACAAATCTTGGAAAGTGGATTCTTTTTCTTCTTCGGGTTCTTGTTTGGCCCCGTACATAGAATCCAAAGCCGAGCGGAGGACTACTTCTTCTCCGTTTTTATCTTCGACAGTTGCGGAAGCGGCTTCATCTCCGATGTGAATTTCGTTTAAGAAATCAAGCGGTTTTTCTTCTTTTTCCGTGCCGGCTTGGGCAACAATTTGTTCGGCGTGATTGACTAAACTTTGCGTATTGGTGATAAGGGCATCCTCCACAACAGGTTCTTCTGTTGACGGAGCAGTCTGAACCGTTTGCACCGGAACGGCATGAATTTTTTCCATAGCGGCCTGTGTGGCAGCTGAGGCTTGCCACGTCTGGTCCAGCTTGGTTTTCATACCTTCAATTTCTTTGGTCAAACTGTCAATTTTATCAATTAAAACTTGTACAGCGGCCGCATCCATAGTCGCTTGTGCAGCCGTTGAAGCAGTTGCCTGTTGCACCGGCATCTCCTGCGCGGCAGGGGCGGCTGATGTATTGGTAGCCCCAAAATCAAACACAGAATTGGCTTTTACCCATTCTTGGTTTCCGCCATCTGCACAAATCAAAGTATCGGGAGAGAACCCTTCCAATGATGCTAATTGGCCTTCTTCATAAGGACCCACTACTTTATCGTTAATATAGACCCAGTATTTCATTTCTTTTTCACCCTAAATACGCAAGATAACTTACCCATGCTAACAGCATAGCAAAATTAGCAATACTTTGCACGGCTTTTTTACTTTTCTGTAAAATCTTCTTTTTCCTTGGCACTTAAGCGAGCTTTCTGATACATGGCCAGCAGCTTAGCCAATTCTTCCGAATTATTTTTATGTTGGTGAATGTTGACTAGCATATCCCCCACCAATTCAAGTGAGGTGCCGTTTTCCAACATTTCCAATACAAATTTTGAAATAGTGGC
The Elusimicrobiaceae bacterium DNA segment above includes these coding regions:
- the hydE gene encoding [FeFe] hydrogenase H-cluster radical SAM maturase HydE; its protein translation is MNCTQLIEKAEQTHLLTEEELAHILTDSQIDDILFAAADRVRRKYVGDEVHLRALIEFTNICRNQCLYCGLQRQNKALQRYRLSAEEILSLAQKAANYGYKTLVLQGGEDAFFTAQVLVPIIQEIKKMGLALTLSIGERTREDYAALKQAGADRFLLRIETTDKALYEKYNPGMSFENRLRCLTDLRELGYEVGTGILVGLPGQTVTSLAKDILFFKQLDADMIGLGPFIPNPDTPLKDAPAPKLTPALKVMALTRLLLPDINIPATTAMETIQPDGRLRALQSGANVVMPNVTEGEARLNYALYPGKACAGEDPSKCRGCLTAKLHLIGRSVSTGYGFHKKISE
- the pepT gene encoding peptidase T; the protein is MNELQKKIYDRFVRYVSMDTTSNGASQTVPTTATQLAFGKMLAAEMKEIGFSNVDIDKNGFVFGEIPANVSGAPAIGFLAHMDTVEDYCGKNIKPVLHENYQGGDLVINQAKNMILSVKSAPDLLKCIGHDLVTADGNTLLGGDDKIGIALIMTLGEYLLAHPEIKHGPVKVSFTIDEETGTGIAHFDLARFQADFAYTVDGADLEKIDCGNFNADSFVIEIEGKNCHPGSAKGFMANPVRIGADIVSSWPENRLPETTEGEEGFILFMNMQAQLDKATLKGIIRHHDMGQFEQFKKDLADLVEAKQAKYPNAKIHLKITKQYRNMREVLKEKPQAMQVLEAALKAENISYSLIQARGGTDGAQLSLRGLPTPNIFASYENPHGPYEWLSLGWSEKVFHLLVRILQEAVK